In the genome of Streptomyces sp. SAI-127, the window CCGCCCGCGCCCGCACCGCAGGCCCCGACCGCAGATCCATCAGCCGCTCCAGCGCCGCATGGGCCGCCTTGTAGTCCCCGAGCCCCGTGTACGCGTCGATCAGCGCCGGATACGTCGTCCACCGCTTCGGCTCCAGGTTCCGCGCCGCCTCAGCCCAGGTCAGCGCGGTCCGGAAGTCCCGGCGCGCGTTCGCGAGGACGGCCAGACCACCGAGGGCCGCCGCGTTCCTGCGTACCTGCAGGGACGTCCGCAGCGTGTCGTCGGCCTTCGCGTAGAACGCCGGGTCGGCCGTCCGCCGCGCCTGTTCGACGTACGCCGTGCCGAGCACCGCCCACGACTCGGCGTCCTCGGGATGCCGGCGCAGATGGCTCTCCCGCTCGCCGATCAGCGCCGCCAGGTCGGGCAGCGCGGCCGGCACCCCGGCGGCGACCGCCGACAGCGCCTGGGCACCCGGGGCCGGGGCGGGCGAGCGGGTCGCCGTCCGCTCCGGGGGCAGCAGCATCAGCGCCGTACCGAGCACCGCGCAGCCCGCGACCGCGGCCAGCACCACGCGCCCGTGCAGCCGGGCCCGCCGGTTCTCCGTGGCTTGGTTCTCCATGGCGCTCACTGTGCGTCAATACGACGAGCACACCCCGGCGCTCGGCAGTCGGCGCTGGTGGGGTTCACACCGATGGCCCCCGGTGCGACGCTGTGATCATGAGCCGTATCGAAGCCCCCCGCGACGAGGTCACCGGCAACCTCGTCGACCGTCTGCTGAGCGCTCTGCCCGCCGAGGCCGTTCTCGCCGACCCGGACGTCACGGTCTCCTACGCCAACGACATGGCGAGCTTCTGCCCGGCCGGCACCCCCGCCGTGGTCGTCCTGCCGCGCACGGTCGAGCAGGTCCAGCACGTCATGCGCGTCGCCACCGAACTGCGCGTCCCGGTCGTTCCCCAGGGCGCCCGCACGGGCCTGTCGGGCGCGGCCAACGCCTCCGACGGCTGCATCGTGCTGTCCCTGACGAAGATGGACCGGATCCTGGAGATCAATCCGGTCGACCGCATCGCCGTCGTCGAACCCGGCGTCGTCAACGCGACCCTGTCCCGCGCAGTGAACGAACTCGGCCTCTACTACCCGCCGGACCCCTCCAGCTGGGAGATGTGCACGATCGGCGGCAACATCGGCACCGCGTCCGGCGGGCTGTGCTGTGTGAAGTACGGGGTGACGGCGGAGTACGTCCTCGGACTGGACGTCGTCCTCGCCGACGGGCGGCTCATGTCCACGGGCCGCCGTACCGCCAAGGGGGTCGCCGGATACGACATGACCCGCCTCTTCGTCGGCTCCGAGGGCTCACTCGGCATCGTCGTGCAGGCGACCCTGGCGCTCAGGCCGAAGCCGCCCGAGCAGCTGGTGCTGGCCGCCGAGTTCGCGTCCGGGGCCGCCGCCTGCGACGCGGTGTGCCGGATCATGGAGGGCGGACACGTGCCGTCCCTCCTCGAACTGATGGACCGTACGACGGTCAAGGCCGTCAACGACCTGGCGCACATGGGACTTCCGGAGACCACCGAGGCCCTCCTCCTCGCCGCCTTCGACACCACGGACCCGGCGGCCGACCTCGCGGCGGTCGGCGCGCTGTGCGAGGCGGCGGGCGCCTCGCAGGTCGTCCCGGCCGACGACGCCGCCGAGTCGGAACTGCTGCTCCAGGCCCGCAGGCTCTCCCTCACCGCACTCGAGGCCGTCAAGGGCACCACGATGATCGACGACGTGTGCGTGCCCCGCTCCCGGCTCGGCGAGCTGTTCGAGGGGACCGAGCGGATCGCTGAGAAACACCAGCTCACCATCGGTGTCGTCGCCCACGCGGGCGACGGCAACACCCACCCCACGGTCTGCTTCGACGCGGCCGACCCCGACGAGTCCCGGCGCGCCCGCGAGTCCTTCGACGAGATCATGGCCCTCGGCCTGGAACTCGGCGGCACGATCACCGGGGAGCACGGCGTGGGCGTACTGAAGAAGGAGTGGCTGGCGCGTGAGATCGGCCCGGTGGGGGTGGAGATGCAGCGGGCGGTGAAAGGGGTCTTCGACCCGCTGGGGATCCTGAACCCGGGCAAGCTGTTCTGACACCTGTCCCGCCGGGGGTCACTCCCCGTCCGCCGATTCGTCGCTCGGCCAGGGGTCGCCCAGCCAGAGGTCGTCGGCCGGGGTCGGGGCCAGCAGCTCGGCGAGACCGTCGTCGATACCGAGCTGCTCCGCCTCGGAGCCCGGCGGCACCACCCTCAGCGTGCGCTCCAGCCAGGACGAGACCTGCGCGGCCGGGGCCTCCAGAAGGGCGTCGCCGTCGGGGGAGCTCAGGGCCATCAGGACGACGCCGCGGCCCGCGACCTTCGTCGGCCACACCCGCACGTCCCCGTGCCCGCACGGGCGGAACACCCCCTCCACGAGGAGTTCGCGGGCGAAGGTCCAGTGGACGGGGTGGTCCGAACCGATGTGGAAGGTGACGTGGACGGCGAAGGGGTCGTCGCTGCGGTAGTCCAGCCGGGCCGGGACCGGGATGCTGCGCTCGGGCGACAGGATGAGTTTGAGCTCCAGTTCGCGCTCTACCACTGTGCGGTGCATGGCGTTCGTTCCTCTCTCGGCTCGCGTCCGGGTCCTGCGGTGGGCCCGTACGAGTGGAGAGGGGGGAGGGGGCGGGATCATTACGCGAGTTCGGCGAACTTTTTTCCGGCCGTATCGCGGTCGGCGTCACGGTCGGCGTCGGGACCGGTAGCACGGCCGGTGTCAGGTCGTGCTCAAAAGGGGTGGGTCCGGTGGGACTGGCGGTGGGTCTTGCGCCGGTCTGATAGATGTGTAGCCCCCTCTATTGACCCCCGAGCAGATACGGGACGACGGACATGAGCGCCCCAACCCCGGCACCCGGTGACGACAGGCCCCGCGAGGGCTATTACCCGGACCCGTCCATTCCTGGATATGTCCGTTACTGGAACGGTTCCTCCTGGGTGCCGGGCACCAGCCGTCCCGCCCCTGCGGACGGCGAACCGCTCGCGCCACCTGCGGGCGGCGGCCCCGCCCCGGTGGAGGAGACGGGCCCGCACTTCTTCGACGAGGACCCGGCCGAGGAAGCCCCGCACCCCGACACCCAGCACGGCAGCCGCCCCGAACCCGCGTCCGCGTGGGGCGCCGACCGGGCCCACCAGGGGGGCTTCGGCGGCGACCAGGACCGCAGGGTGTCGTGGGGGTCCCCGCAGGACCCCGCGCAGGCTCAGCAGGGTGCCCAGCAGGTACCGCCGCAGGGAGGTCAGTCCCAGGGGGCCGCACACGGCGGCGCTCAGCAGGGCGGGACAGGCGGGCCTCAGGGTGCTCGGCCCGGCGTACCGCAGCAGGGTGGTCCGCGGGGCGTCGACCCGAGGGTGGCCGGTGCCGGCCGGCCCGCCGACGGTTCCTCCCCGGGCCGGCCGGACGGGCAGGCCGCCCGTACCGACGGCGCCGCGACGATCCCGCCCGCCGAGCCGGACGAGGACGGCGGCACGCGTGTCTTCCGCAGGCCCACGGCCGGGCCCGGGGGAGCGGGAGCCGCCCAGCAGTCCGACGACGGGACCATGAAGTTCCGCGCGGTCTCCCCGCACACGGCGCAGAACGGAAGCGCACCGGGGCCCGCGTACTCGGGCCCCACGGCACAGGGCGGGCCTGCAGGCGGTGCCGTCGCCCCCACCGGCCCTCAGGGCCCCGGCTTCGGTGCCGGCAAGGCCGCCGCCGAGCGCGCCGCGGCGACCGGTGCCGCAGGCCCCCAGGGCCCCGCCTCCGCCGCTGCCGCCCCCCTCTCCGGCCCCCAGCAGTCCGCTCCCGCCTCCGGCCCGCAGACGGCCCCTCCGGGCGTGCCCCAGCAAGGCACCGGACAGCAGGGCATGCCCCAGCAAGGCGCGCCCCAGCAGAACGGCCCTCAGCAGGCCGCCGGAGTCCAACTCCCCGGCGCCCAGCCCCCCGCCACTCCCATGAGTCCGGGCCCCGGTGGCGGTCAGCCCTCCTGGGCCCAGCAGGTGCACCGCCTGGCCGGGCCCGACGAGGAGCAGCCCGCCCCCTGGAAGCCGCCGGTCGAGGACATCTTCCAGGCGGCCGCCCGCCGCCAGGCCTCCGCCAGGCCCGCCGGCCTCGGCAAGCGCCTGGCGGCACGCCTCCTCGACACCCTCGTCGTCGGCGCCGTGACCGCCGTCGCCGCCGTCCCCCTCGGCACCAAGGCGGCCGACCACATCAACGAGAAGGTCGACGCGGCCAAGCTGTCCGGCGAGACCGTGACGGTCTGGCTGCTGGACGGCACCACGTCGGTGTACCTCGGCATCGTGGTCGCCGTGCTCCTCGTCGCCGGTGCCCTGTACGAGGCGCTGCCCACCGCCAAGTGGGGCCGCACCCTCGGCAAGAAGCTGCTCGGCCTGGAGGTGCGGGACATCGAGGGCCACGAGCCCCCGTCCTTCGCCGGTGCCCTGCGCCGCTGGCTGGTCTACAGCGTGCCGGGCCTGCTCGGTATCGGCCTCGTGGGCGTCGCGTGGTGTCTGTTCGACCGGCCGTGGCGCCAGTGCTGGCACGACAAGGCGGCGCATACGTTCGTGGCGGGCTGAGCCGGTCCCGCGAACGGCGTACGGGATTCGGTACTCCGGACGGCCGCTCGCCGGATGCGGAACCGGGGGGTTCGCGGTCGACTCGGGCCATGAGCAGTGAACCGCCTCCCGGCTCCGGACAGCAGCCGCCGGATGACGACCCGTTCAGGAAGCAGCCCCCGCCTGCCGAGGGCTCGGGATCGCCGTACAGCACGCCGCCGCCGTACGGCGGAAGTCCCGGCGGCGGTGACCCGTACGGCGGGGCCCCGTACGGCGGCGGCCCCGCCGACCCGCTGGCCGGCATGCCACCACTGGCACCCAGCGGCCGGCGCACGCTCGCCCGGATCATCGACATGATCATGGTGGGCGTCGTCGTCTGGCTGATCACCTGGGGTGTCGGGGTCAGCGAGTACAACGTCGACAGCGACGACATGCAGTACGGCAAGTCGCTCGCCCAGTCGGCGCTCGCCGCGGTGCTCTACATCGCCTACGACACCGTCATGATCTCCCGCTCCGGGCAGACGCTCGGCAAGAAGTGGCTCGGTATGCGGGTGGCGAACCTCGACAACGGCTCCACGCCCTCCACGCAGACCACGTTGGTCCGGTCGGCGGTGCTGTGGATCCCGTTCGCGTTCTGCTGCGCCTGCATCTGGACCGCCATCTCGGGCGGCTGGAGCTACTTCGACAAGCCCTACAAGCAGGGCCTGCACGACAAGGCGGCGAAGACGGTGGTGGTCAGCACCACCTGACCCGGGCGGGCTCGGAGGTCGTCCCGGGGAGCACGCGGGCCGAGCGGCCGGGACCGGAGCCGATCCTTCGGGACCGGCACGGCCTGGACCGTCGAGCCGTCGGCGAGCTGCGGGCGACCGATGGCGAATGCGACAGGCCCGCTCCAGCTCGGCCGTGCCGGGAGCGTGACGGCGGGGTCTGAGCCGTGTCTCCGGGACGGGCAGGGCCTGTGGACCGGCGGGCCGTCGGCGACTGCGGGCGATCGGTGGCGAGTGAGACGGGCCCGCTCCGGCTCGGCCCCCGGCGAACCCGGGGCCGACTCGGCTCGGCCGTGCCGGGGCCGTAACGGCGGTGCCGGAGTCGTGGGTTCGGGAGCGGCAGGGCCTGGACCGCCGAGCCTCCCGCGAGTTGCGGGCGGCCGATGGCGAGTGCGGCGGGCCCGCTCCGGCTCGCCCCTGGCGAACCTGGGGGGCGACTCGGCGGCCCGTGCCGGGATGGTGACGGCGGGGCCTGAGTCGTGGCTTCGGGAGCGGCAGGGCCTGGATCGCCGAGCCGTCGGTCAACTGCGGGCGATCGGTGGCGAATGCGACGGGCCCGCTCCGGCTGGTCCCCGGCGAACCCGGGGACGAATCGGCGCGGCCGTGCCGGGACTGTGACGGCGGTGCCTGAGCGGTGACTCGGGACCGGTACACGGCCCGCACCGCTGAGCCTCCCGCGAGCCGCCGGCGACCGTCGGCGAATGCGAGGGCGTCCCGGCTCGTCCCGGCGAACCCGGGGACGACCCGGCGCGCCCGGCTCGGCGAAGCCGGTGTTCAGGCGGCGGTCTTGGAACTTGTGGCCACGGCGGGCACGGGCTCTTCCGCTGGATGCTCGGCGGGCCTGCTCACCGCCACCACGCGGGGCTTGGGCTGCGGCACCGTCATGGCGACCAGCAGGCCGAGGGCGAGCGCCGAGACGGCGATGACCGCGGTCCCCACGGCCGAACTCGTCTGTGACAGCAGCAGCATGGCGAGCGTCGAGAAGATGACGGTGATCGAACCGTAGGCGATCTGTGCGGCGGTCGGACGCGGCATGTCAATCGTGTCCTCGGAATTGGGGGTCCACGGGGGGCGTCGGCCTGGCTTTCCGCCGACACCCGGGCGTTCCGCCAATCGACTCTAATCGCCTGTGTGCCCGAGTGGAACGAACAGTAAGCGTGACCTAACCAACAGTGCCGGAGCACAGGGGGCGCACGGAGTCATGGCGTCCATCAAGTGGACGTCTGTGCGCGCCTGTCGTGTTGCCGTCACGTGTCCGCAATGCGAACACCGGCTCCCAATAATGCAATTGACGGGTCCAAGTCAAGATCTGTCTTTTCTTCCCAACCTTTAGTCAAATACCGCTCACTTGCCTTGATAGGGGAGGGGCACAAGTGACTGACAGATCCTGGACGTTCAGGACGGCGGCGACGATCGTCGCCCTCGCGGCCGCCTCGGCCACGTTCTCGACGTTCGCCGTGGCACAGGCCGCGGACACCACGTCCACGAAGGCCTCCGCGG includes:
- a CDS encoding FAD-linked oxidase C-terminal domain-containing protein, encoding MIMSRIEAPRDEVTGNLVDRLLSALPAEAVLADPDVTVSYANDMASFCPAGTPAVVVLPRTVEQVQHVMRVATELRVPVVPQGARTGLSGAANASDGCIVLSLTKMDRILEINPVDRIAVVEPGVVNATLSRAVNELGLYYPPDPSSWEMCTIGGNIGTASGGLCCVKYGVTAEYVLGLDVVLADGRLMSTGRRTAKGVAGYDMTRLFVGSEGSLGIVVQATLALRPKPPEQLVLAAEFASGAAACDAVCRIMEGGHVPSLLELMDRTTVKAVNDLAHMGLPETTEALLLAAFDTTDPAADLAAVGALCEAAGASQVVPADDAAESELLLQARRLSLTALEAVKGTTMIDDVCVPRSRLGELFEGTERIAEKHQLTIGVVAHAGDGNTHPTVCFDAADPDESRRARESFDEIMALGLELGGTITGEHGVGVLKKEWLAREIGPVGVEMQRAVKGVFDPLGILNPGKLF
- a CDS encoding SsgA family sporulation/cell division regulator, which translates into the protein MHRTVVERELELKLILSPERSIPVPARLDYRSDDPFAVHVTFHIGSDHPVHWTFARELLVEGVFRPCGHGDVRVWPTKVAGRGVVLMALSSPDGDALLEAPAAQVSSWLERTLRVVPPGSEAEQLGIDDGLAELLAPTPADDLWLGDPWPSDESADGE
- a CDS encoding RDD family protein, which translates into the protein MSAPTPAPGDDRPREGYYPDPSIPGYVRYWNGSSWVPGTSRPAPADGEPLAPPAGGGPAPVEETGPHFFDEDPAEEAPHPDTQHGSRPEPASAWGADRAHQGGFGGDQDRRVSWGSPQDPAQAQQGAQQVPPQGGQSQGAAHGGAQQGGTGGPQGARPGVPQQGGPRGVDPRVAGAGRPADGSSPGRPDGQAARTDGAATIPPAEPDEDGGTRVFRRPTAGPGGAGAAQQSDDGTMKFRAVSPHTAQNGSAPGPAYSGPTAQGGPAGGAVAPTGPQGPGFGAGKAAAERAAATGAAGPQGPASAAAAPLSGPQQSAPASGPQTAPPGVPQQGTGQQGMPQQGAPQQNGPQQAAGVQLPGAQPPATPMSPGPGGGQPSWAQQVHRLAGPDEEQPAPWKPPVEDIFQAAARRQASARPAGLGKRLAARLLDTLVVGAVTAVAAVPLGTKAADHINEKVDAAKLSGETVTVWLLDGTTSVYLGIVVAVLLVAGALYEALPTAKWGRTLGKKLLGLEVRDIEGHEPPSFAGALRRWLVYSVPGLLGIGLVGVAWCLFDRPWRQCWHDKAAHTFVAG
- a CDS encoding RDD family protein, giving the protein MSSEPPPGSGQQPPDDDPFRKQPPPAEGSGSPYSTPPPYGGSPGGGDPYGGAPYGGGPADPLAGMPPLAPSGRRTLARIIDMIMVGVVVWLITWGVGVSEYNVDSDDMQYGKSLAQSALAAVLYIAYDTVMISRSGQTLGKKWLGMRVANLDNGSTPSTQTTLVRSAVLWIPFAFCCACIWTAISGGWSYFDKPYKQGLHDKAAKTVVVSTT